From Methanocella sp.:
CCTGAAATGATGACGAGCGCGCCCGTCTTTTCCTCGACCTCTTTCGCCAGGTCCGGGCCCTGCCGCTTCAGTCCCTCGGGGAATTGAAGACCTACGGTCTTTGCGTTACGGGCTTTAATGGTCTCGAGGATCTTCCGGACGTCGAACATCGCTGAAAATAAGATAGAAGAACCCTAATGAATACTTTTGCATAAAAAAGGAAATACAGGGCTACTTTTTCGTGACCTTCTCCTCGCCCATGATAAACTTGGCAATGAGGAAAACGACTAACGCGATTATGATAAAGTTGATCAGTTGCGACAGGAAGTCGCCCCATTTAAATAACATCCCGGCAATATTAAGCGTCGCAGTCTGCCATGCGCCACCCGGGATCAGTTTCCCGATAATTGGCATGATGATATCATTTACAAGTGCCGTGATCAGTGACGTAGCTGCAACGCCCATGATAAATGCGACAGCCAGCCCCATTACCTTATATTCCGCTAAGAATTCCTTAAATTCCTGTAACAATCCCATGGATATACCTCTGAACAATCGCTTTTTAAACAATATGAAAGACTTACTATATATAATTAAAGAAATTAAAAAAAAGCTGGATGCCCCTATACAATTAGCAAGAGGGGAGTATAAGGACATCCGTCTCTGATCATCTTTATATCCAGGCCGAGTACGTGCACAGGCAACCCCATTGCCGGGGGAGCCGGGGCAGACTTTGTATCTCGGACCAGGAGTACTGGTGCTTGCCCCTGGTACACGAGATACAGTGGTTACCGTTTGCTGGAAGGATCTTGATTCCCTTGCCCAGCCGTGTCGTTGCCAGCT
This genomic window contains:
- a CDS encoding MscL family protein, producing the protein MGLLQEFKEFLAEYKVMGLAVAFIMGVAATSLITALVNDIIMPIIGKLIPGGAWQTATLNIAGMLFKWGDFLSQLINFIIIALVVFLIAKFIMGEEKVTKK